In Penaeus vannamei isolate JL-2024 chromosome 15, ASM4276789v1, whole genome shotgun sequence, the following are encoded in one genomic region:
- the LOC113817674 gene encoding protein FAM133, which translates to MIVRLPLLLLPLVAADLAQQAPWAGPSLWPANYGDRQPSFADRTVGSPEQADETAQDTSGAVSDDDLRCDQRPIYEARDVAHLKSCSGANKRNDKKPIEEEMEGEGRPRGPEVFILFLNVNCTPGTGQHPICYSCMCSRQFHWANEAQADRFHDDMTIHATVDLPGERRAGTDKKAAPDRRKGRRHDKQNSRKGKGATSRSASENERDKRDSWKNKESSRDSLEKDERSRDSWKNKEGSRDSWKNKESSRDSLEKDERSRDSWKNKEGSRDSLENKEGSRDSWKNKEGSRDSLENKEGSRDSWKNKEGSRDSLEKDERSRDSLENEEGNRDSCKNKEGSRDSLENE; encoded by the exons ATGATTGTCAG GTTGCCTCTCCTGCTTCTCCCGCTGGTGGCCGCAGACCTAGCGCAGCAGGCACCATGGGCGGGCCCCAGCCTATGGCCGGCCAACTACGGCGACCGACAGCCCTCCTTCGCCGACAGGACGGTCGGCTCCCCCGAGCAGGCAGACGAGACAGCGCAGGACACCTCCGGCGCCGTCTCCGACGATGACTTACGCTGCGACCAGCGTCCGATTTACGAGGCGAGAGACGTCGCCCACCTGAAGTCTTGCTCGGGCGCCAATAAACGCAATGATAAGAAGCCTatcgaagaggagatggagggcgaGGGTCGCCCCCGCGGCCCCGAGGTCTTCATCCTGTTCCTGAACGTCAACTGCACCCCGGGGACTGGCCAGCACCCGATCTGCTACAGCTGCATGTGTTCCAGGCAATTTCATTGGGCGAATGAGGCCCAGGCAGACCGATTCCACGACGACATGACCATCCATGCCACGGTGGACTTACCTGGGGAGCGCAGGGCAGGCACCGACAAGAAGGCCGCACCCGACAGGCGCAAAGGCCGGCGTCATGACAAGCAAAATAGTCGGAAAGGCAAGGGCGCCACCAGCCGCTCCGCAAGTGAAAACGAACGAGATAAAAGAGATTcctggaaaaacaaagaaagcagtAGAGATTCCTTGGAAAAGGACGAACGCAGTAGAGATTCCTGGAAAAACAAAGAAGGCAGTAGAGATTcctggaaaaacaaagaaagcagtAGAGATTCCTTGGAAAAGGACGAACGCAGTAGAGATTCCTGGAAAAACAAAGAAGGCAGTAGAGATTCCTTGGAAAACAAAGAAGGCAGTAGAGATTCCTGGAAAAACAAAGAAGGCAGTAGAGATTCCTTGGAAAACAAAGAAGGCAGTAGAGATTCCTGGAAAAACAAAGAAGGCAGTAGAGATTCCTTGGAAAAGGACGAACGCAGTAGAGATTCCTTGGAAAACGAAGAAGGCAATAGAGATTCCTGCAAAAACAAAGAAGGCAGTAGAGATTCCTTGGAAAACGAATAA